DNA from Bacteroidales bacterium:
ACCAATTTTCTTCACCAAGTTCTTCGGAGTATTCAATAACAGAAATAACGGATTTAAAAGTTGTATCAATTCCAAAGATTGTATCAGCAATAACTACACTGTCATTAATATTAATAATTTTTCTGGAAACATTTTTTCCGTTCCAGTAATCAACAATCCATGATTCGTCTGCAGTTTCAGATAAGAGTTTTTTTAACGGGATAAGTGTTGAATTTTGAGTAATACTATACTCGTAAACATATTGTCCGTTTATTCGGGGAACATAAACTTCTTCGGTTTTATTGTTGCTTGAGATATTGTTTTCGTATGAATGAAGATGATAGCCCTGGTCAACTTTTACTGTTTGTCCGTTATTATATACCCAATACGAACCGGGATATGCAGGAAAATAACTTTTCGGATAAATAATTTCGGGCTCTTCTCTTTTTATACAAGAGAAAACAATTAGAATAATAAATAAAAAACCTGTTTGCCGAAAAGCAAGAAAATAATTTTTAACTTTCAACATTATTGTGAATTAGAAATTTGTTTTTTTTTGATTGAATAAAAAAGCAAAATCAATCCTATTAAAATAAAAGGGATGCTTAATATCTGCCCCAGATTAATAAATAATGAATTTTCAAAATCAACTTGTACTTCTTTGAAATATTCAATTATAAAACGAATTGAAAAAAGGGAAATTAAAGAAATGCTAAAAATAAGACCTGTCTTTTTAAAAAGTTCTGTTTTATAATAAAATATATATAGAACAATAAAAAAGATGAAATAACTTAATGCTTCGTAAATTTGGGTTGGATGTCTTGGAACAAGGTCTATTCGTTCAAATATAAAAGCCCATGGCATATCTGAAGGCATTCCGAGAATTTCAGAATTTATTAAATTTCCTAACCTGATAAGTGAACTACTTAATGCAACAACAATAACAACTCTGTCAAGTAACCAGGTATATGTTTTTTTTATTTTTTTTGAATATAGCCACAAAGCAATAAGAATACCAATAACAGCACCATGACTTGCTAATCCTCCTTCCCAGATTTTAATTATATCAACAGGATTTTTCAGATAATAGCCGGGCTGGTAAAACAAACAATGTCCCAGCCTTGCACCAATAACAGTACCGACAAATACATACATTGCTAGTTTATCAAGTAATTCAATTGATAAACCTTCTTTTTTATATATTCTTGTAAGTATTAAATAACTAAAATAAAATGCCAGTGCAAATAATAAACCATACCACCTTACTGCAAAACTGCCAATTCGAAAAATTTCAGGGTTTACGCCCCATTCGATATAATTAAAAATCATAATGAATATTTAAAAAACCAAAATTAATGTATTATTAATATAATGAACAATTAATAATGTAAAATATTTTATTAAGTACAGAAATATTATTAACCCGAATAATTAGCTTCGCTGAAATCATTTCGTTTTTGCATGAATAAAACGGGAAATGAAATAATTAAAAGTGAATATCAAATTATTATCAAACAGCTTCACTCTAAAATATAAAACAACACGCTAAAGCCAATTCAAAGTCTATAAACAAAAGTTAACATGTGATTTAGTTCAACATTTGCTTCAAACTTGGCTTTTCAAGCCGTTTGAAGCCTATTTTTGTAGCAAGTTGCTTTTAGCGTTCAATTTCTAAATCATTTTTAATAAAATCTCATACAGTTTGAAGATGAGGGATGTCTCCTTGACATTTGGACTTTTTAGTTATACCTTAGTAATATAGTTATAAATTAATACCACCTAAAACGAACTATTATGAAAACACTTACTTTAATTTTAGCCTTATGCATCGCAGTATTACTATTAGGTCAAACGCCTGTAATAGCACAATATAATACTGAAAACGTAAAGAAAATAAAGTGTCAGAATGCACTTTATGAATATATGAAACCTGCTGTTCCAGCCCACAAATTGTACATTAACTTCCATTTAAATAATCACCCGAAAGCACTCTGTGAACTTAAGCAAAAGATGGACAGTATAATAAATGAAGAATGGAATGAATCCGTTAAGCAGTGGGAAAATGACAATAAAGAGGAATTTAAATACGATAGCAAAGGGAATAATATTTTATGGAATAATTTGGAATGGAATCACCAACCTGTGGCAAAACTCATGGAAAATAGAAATTGGGTTTGATAATTCCGGGAACATAGTTTTTTGTATATCGTATGAATGGAGTACCGCTACCAACCAATGGTTTAAAGAGGAAAAAACTGAGATTACTTATGATGCAGAGGGGAATCCAATCCTTGCTAAGGAATTTGAATGGGATGAGGTTACCGAACTATGGGTAGCGGTCTTTAAAGAGGAAAATACCTTTGATGAAGATGGAAAAAATATACTGACAATTCAATATGAATGGAATGAAACAACAAACCAGTGGGAAAATTACAGCAAGGCGGAACACACCTACGATAACAACGGAAATAATATTTTAATGATTTATTATGATTGGGACCAAAATTGGGTAAAAAGCTGGAAAACAGAAAAGACATATGACGCTAATGGGAACCTAACTGATAGGGTCGAATATTCATGGAATAACAATCAATGGGAAAAGGATTATAAAAGTATTTAT
Protein-coding regions in this window:
- the lgt gene encoding prolipoprotein diacylglyceryl transferase, with the translated sequence MIFNYIEWGVNPEIFRIGSFAVRWYGLLFALAFYFSYLILTRIYKKEGLSIELLDKLAMYVFVGTVIGARLGHCLFYQPGYYLKNPVDIIKIWEGGLASHGAVIGILIALWLYSKKIKKTYTWLLDRVVIVVALSSSLIRLGNLINSEILGMPSDMPWAFIFERIDLVPRHPTQIYEALSYFIFFIVLYIFYYKTELFKKTGLIFSISLISLFSIRFIIEYFKEVQVDFENSLFINLGQILSIPFILIGLILLFYSIKKKQISNSQ